TGCCAACAGATGCCATTTTGCCAACTTGAATGGAAAATTCTACCGCAAAGGGGAGTACAAGGGCCAGTTTGATAACGGCATCGTGTGGGGCACATGGAGGGGCCTTTGGTACTCCCTTCGACACACCACCATGAAGGTTCGTCCTCTGCTTTTCTTGGACGCCATGGGCAGCGGTGGCGGGGAAGGTTAAATCATATATGTCATTACTCTTTGACAGTAACGTATCAACATTACAAATAGGCAATCAATACCAGCAATGTAAGTGATATAACCcatgataaaaataaattgcCTCAATTTATATTACAGGATTTGTGTGGAAAAACTGTTTAATTTGATATAAAGCAGTggcaaaacattttatttaaaccTTTGTTGGAAACATCAAAAATATGCCCATTCACTGAAAACATAAATTATGTTATTTGGCACAATTGGAATGATTAACTATTACAAAACAATCTTCAAACCCGGACGACTTTAATCTTGTTAAATTCTCCTGAGAAAAGATAATCACATTTCTTCGTGATCTAACTCTCGTCTGGTGAAAGACGCAGCACCCGTTGCTCCGCCTCACTCAGGGCGTAAGCGGAGCTTTCAGTGCCGCCGTAGTATCCCGAACCGGGACGCGGTCTGCCGTGTTCTTCCCTCTTTTCCGATGACGACACGCTGAAGGTGGAGCTCCGCTGACGCCCTCTGACGCTGGAGCAGGACTGAGCCTCCTTCAATTTCCGTGCCAGCATGTTCCTCTGGACCGGCGACGGACCGCGGCGATTCCAGTTCAGCTCGGCCCGTTCCACACTCAGGTTTGCTCCGTACTGACAGTCAGGATTTGAGAGTGGGCCGCCGATCCCTGAAATTCCCTCGTGAGGAGCTCTGCTTCCTGCCGCGCCCCTCGGCTGTTTCTCCCCAACGCCACAGTGGTCCACGTGTTTCGAGGTACTGGTTCCCGTGTGTTTCACTTGATAAGGAGTGGAAGTCTGTATTGAGGGATCCCTCTGGGGTCTAGAATGGGCCCACTTTGGAGTATCATGCTCTGGAATGGGGTAAGCGCTAAATGGAGACCTCTCTCTTCTCTCTTTGGACCATGAGTTTCCTTCAGGAAGGGTCCGACATCCCACCTGAACAGTCATTTAGAGTAATTAAACAATTGTTGATCATCTAAAATAGAACGAAAATGACAAATTTGTGACGTTCACCTGAGTCATGCTTCTGTCTCGGTAGTACCCCGCAGATGAAGACTGAGGTTTTGCCTCCGTAAAACTGGAGGTCCTGCGGAAATTTGGATTCTTGTGATACGGGTTTGTCATGGGTCTGTCGGCAACACCTGCTACGCTACTCCTCTCCACCATCTCCACCCAATCGGCAGTGCGGTCTCGCCACTTGGATACTTGAGGACCCAAGATGAGATCCACTCTGGGACCCGGTCGGTCCAGCGTGATCCGAGAAGTTTGCGACGGTGGCTCAGAAAAGGAGGACGCGATGGGTGATGGAATGTGGGAATTGGTCGGTGACGTCGGCTTCTCTAGCGAAGTATCGTGAACCGGGCTTGAGGACACGTGGTAGAGTTGCGTGGCCTCCTTTAAGCCCTTTTTCTTCATTTCTTTTAACTGCTGCTGAGCTAAACGGTACCTAGGAGGAGACGGAACACGTTTTACACTGCAACCTGACTGCTTTTTAAACCTGATTCAAATCCGTACCCAAAAATGGGAGGCAGGACCTTCTGACCAGTGGGTGACAGCCTCTCTGGATCCTGTGAGAGAGGCATCACCGCTgtctgaggaagaggaggaccgCCCAGGGAAGGCCTGTGGATCTGGGTCGAACCGACGCCGACCGAGCTCGGTCTCTGGAGGCCGGCGCCGCAAATGGAGGTCTCGTCGGAGAGTTTGCGCCCACCCGGGGAGTGCGCGGAGCCTCTACGGACGGAGCTGCACTGAGGGGTACGGCAGAGCTTCCTCCACAGGGTAATCACCACGGTGGCCAGAATGACGACCAGGCAGAGGGAGATGCCAACGATGGCCACCATGTTGCCACCGAAGGGACCGACTCCAGCCGGCACGGGAGGAAGGGATGGAGACGGAGCTGCAAATGCTGGAGGGTGAGAAAGAGACAGCGTTGCATGTTTGGCAATATTTTGATTTGATGGCATTAGCATAAGTACCTGCACAGTCTTCCAGGGAGCAGAGGGACTGTTCCTTCACCATTCCAGTGCACTGCTTCCCTTCCACGCCAGAGGGCAACAAACACTCCCGCACACGTTCCCTTACACCTTCTccacagctcacactgcacacaCTCCACTGTTTCCAGGGTCCCCATGATtcttgacacacacaaaaagaacattttaattttaaacaGTACACTTTAATGGAATTCATTTGAGAAATTTTACAATAGAGGAACACCAAACTGCTCACCTTCGCTCCTGTGCACCACCAGGCAGGTCTGAGCCGGACTAGGCGAGCGGCTGTAGTTAAACACAAACCGGAAGCAGTACTTACTCCTTCCCGGGGAAAAAACAGAGCAGTTGAATTCCGTCTCGTTCTCTCCTTGAGTGAGCCAGTTAAAAGCCAACGGAGGAGAAGACGGCTCCTCTTGCCCGAAGCCCATCGGTGTTGTTCCTCCTGCTCCCGCCGTCCCAGAGGGGACGGCGACCCCTCTTCCAACAACTCTGTCCTTATACAACAGTACTTTGCCATCAATGTGCGCACAAGGTGGAGTTACGAGCTTCACGGTCACAGTCCCTTCACACCTACTCTTGTAGGTATTGGCGTTTTCCACGAGCAATTTATAGGAGAAGATATGGGACAGGTAGAGAGGACCAGAGCTTTTCACCTCCTGTGTTGAATGGGGGGAGCGCAGGGAGACTTGTATGAAGTCTTTCTCCGTGAATGGAAAAGCACAGGGAAGCTTGATCATCTGGGAACGGAGAGGTTGGATGGGATGGAGCGTGCGGGCTTGCACCTTATTGATGCCCTTTCGGCCAATCTGGTTGTATTCCATATAGCTGACTTCTAGCAGCAGAGCAGGTTGGAGAATGCTGGAGCAAGGTTGGAAGTGTTCGTTGGTTGATAAGCCGATCTGGAGAGAGGAAAACATGTATGTAGTGACAACCCTCATGATGGATTTAGCATCTTCAGAATTCGGCCCACGTTTGCTGCAATGAAAAGAAGACTCGATTTTTAGTTGGGACTTGCCTGAAAAGCTCCCGAGTGGTTCCCGACCCTCTCGACCGCAATGTGAAAGGTGGGCCATTGCACCTGCAGTTCTGAACTCCACCACCATGCGGTACTCTCCGAACGCTCCGTCCTATTTGCGTGGGACTCCTCCGCCGTGCTGATCTGCTTCAGCAGGAAGCGGAAAGTTCCAGCATACAGGAAACAGGAGCAGCTGAACTCCACCCTACCAGCAGACTGGTTGTTAGGCAGAGTCCGAGTCAGGAGGCTGGTGTTGGTGTTCATGTCAATCAGAGATACACTCAGATGGCCGATGAGGCTGCTGTTGGTTTTTGTGCTGTAGTCCACGAATACACTGGCGTTGCTAAGGGCAACGTGGAAGGAGGGCCAGATGTTGAGCCCTGCCAAAGCTTGACCAGAGAGCACAGAAAAGACCATGAGAGGTGTTAATCATAGTTGAAGGAACAAAATAATCAGAAAATAGAACTGTTAATGCAAGTGTTATATTTAATTTGATGATATCCACAGTAGGCATCACACTCATCAAACTACCATGCAGTTCTTGCATCATAAGTAGCCCTCATGATGTTTTGGACAGTTTGAACATTTTGTGCAGTGTTCACGAAGCAATAGAGGAAGTACGCACACCCGTAAACACATTTTGACAATCACTGATGGAGTCCATTTGGTCACACATACCATATCCTGTGAGGCCAAGCAACAGAGaaagaaaggagacagctcgtggCATTCCGATGTCTCGTTCTTCACCTTACACCTCATTGCCGCCTTCTTCTACCATTGCTTGGTTCTAAAATCACAAAAATGCAGTATAAAATTGCTCGTCAATgtcacacatactgtaaatatatgtAGCCTATATATTAATTTCAATAATATTAGGATTCAACACGACAAAAAGTGGGAAATGCTTTTTGGAATTGTCaactgtcccaatacttttgttcacATTTCTTCTGCGGTTCCCTATTGTCTtttgtgatttgtttttaaatacaacCATATGCAATTCGCTTTATAAACaccaattacaaaaaaaaaaaagtttgcaaacgtggcatttcagaaaatgtacaTTAGGTTTAGACTATATGCGTGAATCTTAATCAAATTTACATTAGCAGCGCAACTTTCTGAACAGTCAAATTGGTCACGATGAGCATTCTCAATCAATTTTAATCCAGGCCAAAAatgatctttttctttttaacaccGTGTACATGTTAGTAAatcctaaaaaaagaaaaatcaaacttGCTTGACAACGCCTTAAACATAATAAAATGTCCATGAAAAATGACTACTCACGCGCCCGGACTGATTTGAACAGCAACATCAGTATGTTTTTCTCCGCGGTTTCGCTCAGAACGATGACAACACTGCGCTGTGGATTTATTCCAATGTCTGGAGAAGTCCACAGTCGTCGTGTGCTGCTCTTCTGAGTGGGAGACACACCTCGCGTGCTCACCATTGTTTTACGggcttattgttttttttttctctctctgcttttcagaatcagaatcagctttattgaccaagtttgtgcatgccaaacagggaatctcagcctctgtacaacatttaagtgactgacagcattcaggtaactaacaacaTTGTATCATCTTCTAATTCCTAAAATAATGTAATTTCccccagaaaacacacaaaaagcccCAAATCAACTActtcatattttatatttgtttttgttttttttcattttagggATATTGGTGCATGATGTGTTTAACTAAGAGAATTTTGCAGAGATGGTGTGGAAATACTTTaggcacaaaaaaatatttaaaatatatacaaaGGTTTAGTCAAAAATACATATATGATCATTTATTCTTGTCATTTTTCAATGTTTCAAACAATGCACATCTAATGGGCTCAGTCAATATACGTTTAATTTGTGCATTTAGACCTCATTAGGATTCCTCGTTTCAACTCCCAAATGAGCCACGTGGCTGGCTAAGTTCATCAGTCTGGTCGGCATACATTGATGTTCCCTCTGGagaaccatttaaaaaaaaaaagtggagcttCTCTTGTAATGAAAGTGACCCACAGCAGTAAACACAAATGACAAAAGAGGCCCAGGTGGCATTTATTTACAACAAGATTCATTCATACACATTCCTTTCTGACACATTGTGACTCACTGCTACCAAGCTGAATTGTGTACACTTTGGTTTGACAAGAATCAGTTATTATTAGTTCTAAATGTAAGAAGCAGAGAATGCACAGCGAGGACACCTATCTATTTAATCCGGGATGGATGCAAAACCTCAAAAGAGGTTTGCGTAGAACCTCAAACCCTCAACGGAGTCATCTCGACAAAGATGGCCCATCTTCTCAGCCAGAAGCAAACTGCAAAATGGAGGGCAAAgacaatatttgttttattgtgaTGATGGTGATGCATCACCATTTTCGACACTTACCGCTCCTTAGACAGAAGCACAGAGAGACCCACAAGTTTAGCAAACTCCTCTGCTGTTAAAGACCCTTTCTCTGTCACCTGATTGGAAAGAAGAAAGGGAATAACATCAAACGTGACTTCTTTTCCAATAGGTAACAGCGAAGCTCACATTGTCCAGGGCCGAGGCGATCATTTCCTCTTCGCTGTGAGACTGCAACTGGACCACCATCACACCACTATCAAATACCCGCAGCCTGCGCAAGGTACAAGTGGCTGTCATGTCATGTTCACGTGATTTTACAATCTTTTGTCATGCCATTTTCCTTCTCATCTTTTGCCATACAAGTGAAGGACTACTACGGAAGGTCTTGTTCGGCGGTACAAAATCTCAGGAAGTGACCGAAGTGGTCAACATTTTGAAAAACAGGAAGCCCGGCAGGAAAAGCCTGGCTGGTTCTTCTATGTAGGTCAACAAGGGGGCGATTCTAGGATTGGACTTTTAAGGGAAGCGTGCAGGTAGTGTGCTCTGACCACACTCGATTTTGTATGTCGTTTTGATTTTATGTGGGAAAGCTtcttaggggaaaaaaagaaaagaaaaaaaacacacctcaGTGGGAGCTTCAAGGACTCAAACATTTTGCATGCATTCAATAAATCATCTGGAGATAAAAGCTGTCaaaacaggggaaaaaaaacatctctgttAGCGTCTTTAAATCCATGAAGCTTTGGTTGTGTTACTTTTGATGACAGGAATACCTCCATGCCTCGAGCCCGGTTGACCAGACAGTACACCTCGGACAGCGCCATCATGCCTCCGCGCTCCTGAGAAGGTCGGAAATGATCAACTTTTTCAAAGATGGCGGCCAAAGTGGTATGGAATGCTTACTACCTCCAGAGGGGCCAGGAGCATATCTCCTAGTTGTTTAGCCAGCTGCATGTGGTAATGTGTGCCTGAGCCATGTGTTTCCCTGGTGACGGGGTTAGCGATACCCATGCTCAGCAGGTAGGACTTAAAGCGGATGGTCTGGAAAGTAGAAATAACACCTTATTGTGGTGCGTGTCGTATGTGCAAGCATCCACGTTGATTAGCTCAAGTTATCACCTCATCCTCTGTTATGTCCCCTTGcttgtcttttattttattagcgATCGATTTGGACAGCTCAACCATCTCTTTGGCCTGATTGAGGGGAGAAGAGAGAAGACACACACTTGGTAAAGTCCACTAATTGCTTATATCACACAAACAAATGTTCTTTACCTTTACCATCAGCTTACTAAGATCCTCAAAGGCCTaccgaagggaaaaaaaaagtgtaacaaGCACAAAATTGTCACAATTCGATGTTTGTATTGATTGTAAGTGCATTTTTGTTTACTTTGGCCACAATACAATCAGCCAAGATATTTTACAACACCTCTGAGATGTTTTTGTCCGTTTCTTTCCTCCTCTCCTCTATTTTACGCTCAATGCCGACAATCCCGACTGCGCGTGTCCTTCCTGCCTGCAAGACCACAATGGAAAGGAAAGAGaaatcatttcacatttttagaGTAGAGGAACCAAGACAGCAGGAACAAATTGTAGTCAGCAGAGAGTGTAGATACATTTTGTAGAGATTGCTTCATACCGTTAAATACCACTTGCATGAGTAATTGTCATTTCATTAGAGGGGATTTAAACCAAAGTGTATGAAAATGAAATTGTGATCAGTGATGCAATTTTCATTATAGCCAATTTGATGATGTGTGAATAAAGGGACACATGCACTGTTTCAACACAAAAAAGGGAAGCAACACTGCCATCCAGTGGGATGTATTTTAAATGTGAGAATGTTCCCCTCTCCATCTAAAAGAAACGGGAGGGTGTATTCAAACCTGTGAGCCGCGTCCTATTTCGATTGGTTGCGAAGCGGGTGTGTTCTCCCATCTCTTCTGTATCATCTCCTCATTTAGCCTCCTGAAAAACTTGAGATGAAATAAAAGCACTATCAAGTGGACATATTATGGGAACACTGACTTAAGTGCTTGTACACTGATTGTTGGATCCCTGATGGTGACTGAGGAAAGCCCCCCGGGATTAAGT
The nucleotide sequence above comes from Syngnathus scovelli strain Florida chromosome 15, RoL_Ssco_1.2, whole genome shotgun sequence. Encoded proteins:
- the vps36 gene encoding vacuolar protein-sorting-associated protein 36, whose amino-acid sequence is MDRFSWSNGFLEINETLVIQQQGVRLYDGDDKAKLDVGNALLSTHRLIWRDAKNHECCISMPLSQILFFEEQAAGIGKSAKIVIHLHPAPANKEQGPYQQSKFSYIKLSFKEHGQIEFFRRLNEEMIQKRWENTPASQPIEIGRGSQAGRTRAVGIVGIERKIEERRKETDKNISEAFEDLSKLMVKAKEMVELSKSIANKIKDKQGDITEDETIRFKSYLLSMGIANPVTRETHGSGTHYHMQLAKQLGDMLLAPLEERGGMMALSEVYCLVNRARGMELLSPDDLLNACKMFESLKLPLRLRVFDSGVMVVQLQSHSEEEMIASALDNVTEKGSLTAEEFAKLVGLSVLLSKERLLLAEKMGHLCRDDSVEGLRFYANLF
- the LOC125982768 gene encoding thrombospondin type-1 domain-containing protein 1; protein product: MPRAVSFLSLLLGLTGYALAGLNIWPSFHVALSNASVFVDYSTKTNSSLIGHLSVSLIDMNTNTSLLTRTLPNNQSAGRVEFSCSCFLYAGTFRFLLKQISTAEESHANRTERSESTAWWWSSELQVQWPTFHIAVERVGNHSGAFQIGLSTNEHFQPCSSILQPALLLEVSYMEYNQIGRKGINKVQARTLHPIQPLRSQMIKLPCAFPFTEKDFIQVSLRSPHSTQEVKSSGPLYLSHIFSYKLLVENANTYKSRCEGTVTVKLVTPPCAHIDGKVLLYKDRVVGRGVAVPSGTAGAGGTTPMGFGQEEPSSPPLAFNWLTQGENETEFNCSVFSPGRSKYCFRFVFNYSRSPSPAQTCLVVHRSEESWGPWKQWSVCSVSCGEGVRERVRECLLPSGVEGKQCTGMVKEQSLCSLEDCAAFAAPSPSLPPVPAGVGPFGGNMVAIVGISLCLVVILATVVITLWRKLCRTPQCSSVRRGSAHSPGGRKLSDETSICGAGLQRPSSVGVGSTQIHRPSLGGPPLPQTAVMPLSQDPERLSPTGQKVLPPIFGYRLAQQQLKEMKKKGLKEATQLYHVSSSPVHDTSLEKPTSPTNSHIPSPIASSFSEPPSQTSRITLDRPGPRVDLILGPQVSKWRDRTADWVEMVERSSVAGVADRPMTNPYHKNPNFRRTSSFTEAKPQSSSAGYYRDRSMTQVGCRTLPEGNSWSKERRERSPFSAYPIPEHDTPKWAHSRPQRDPSIQTSTPYQVKHTGTSTSKHVDHCGVGEKQPRGAAGSRAPHEGISGIGGPLSNPDCQYGANLSVERAELNWNRRGPSPVQRNMLARKLKEAQSCSSVRGRQRSSTFSVSSSEKREEHGRPRPGSGYYGGTESSAYALSEAEQRVLRLSPDES